The following proteins come from a genomic window of Maribacter sp. HTCC2170:
- a CDS encoding class I SAM-dependent methyltransferase, producing MKKLFKYFLNLIPRPILIKLSYWIRPVMALLLKGSKYTDPIDGKSFRTFLPYGYESPRDNVLSPSTLSLERHRLLWLFLRNKTDFFSAQLNVLHFAPEQAFYNRFKKLKNITYTTTDLDSPLADVQADICNLPFKDNTFDVIFCNHVLEHIPDDKKAMEELYRILKPKGWGVFQIPQDLKREYTFEDDSITDKKERAKIFGQYDHVRIYGRDYFNKLKTVGFEVDEIDYTAALSLDEIDLYRLAIGEIIPLVKKV from the coding sequence AAAAGCTTTTTAAATATTTCTTGAATCTAATCCCAAGACCTATACTGATAAAGCTCAGTTATTGGATAAGGCCCGTAATGGCCCTATTGTTAAAAGGAAGTAAATACACAGACCCAATAGATGGCAAGAGTTTTAGAACCTTTTTACCATATGGTTATGAAAGTCCCAGAGACAATGTACTTTCCCCTTCTACCCTATCGTTGGAGCGTCATAGATTGCTTTGGTTATTCCTTAGAAATAAAACTGATTTCTTTTCTGCCCAATTAAATGTATTGCATTTTGCTCCAGAACAGGCGTTTTACAATCGTTTTAAAAAGCTAAAAAATATTACATATACCACAACCGATTTAGATTCACCATTGGCGGATGTACAAGCAGACATTTGTAATCTTCCGTTTAAGGATAACACTTTTGATGTCATCTTTTGCAATCATGTTTTAGAACATATTCCTGATGATAAAAAAGCTATGGAAGAGTTATACCGCATATTGAAACCAAAAGGCTGGGGCGTATTTCAAATTCCACAGGATTTGAAAAGAGAGTATACCTTCGAAGATGATTCAATTACCGATAAAAAGGAAAGAGCAAAGATTTTTGGTCAGTATGACCATGTTCGGATCTATGGAAGAGACTATTTTAACAAGCTAAAGACTGTTGGTTTTGAAGTTGATGAAATAGATTATACAGCCGCCCTTTCATTAGATGAAATAGACCTTTATCGATTGGCAATAGGTGAAATCATTCCCTTGGTCAAAAAAGTCTAA
- a CDS encoding FAD:protein FMN transferase, whose translation MTDSLNFRVKGVFVLLILIAISCKSGPETYIKNSNTGGALGTSYSIIYLADKKMDLQIQIDSVFNVMNQSLSTYVPSSDISQINQGNSEVHVDYMFQEVFELSKEIYASTDGYFDPTVGSLVNAWGFGPGEKVTMDSTKVDSLMTFVGFDKVLMNESGQVEKESPNVYMDFNAIAKGYAIDRLAKLMDARGIENYLLEVGGELVAKGVNQIKQKPWVVGIDDPQVEQGRRLKKLIELKDMALASSGNYRKFRIDSITGKKYVHTIDPKTGFTKNASTLGVTVLANTCAKADAYATAFMAMELQLVKSTLTEQKDLEAYVIYLDDAGETKEFMTEGFEKVVLD comes from the coding sequence ATGACGGACTCATTGAACTTTAGGGTAAAAGGGGTGTTTGTTCTTTTAATTTTAATTGCGATTTCCTGTAAATCGGGACCTGAAACTTATATCAAGAATTCTAATACCGGTGGCGCTTTAGGAACCTCCTACAGTATTATTTATTTGGCGGATAAGAAAATGGACCTTCAGATCCAGATTGATTCTGTTTTCAACGTAATGAACCAATCTCTGTCAACTTATGTTCCTTCTTCTGATATTTCCCAAATAAACCAAGGCAATTCAGAGGTACATGTGGATTATATGTTCCAAGAGGTATTTGAACTCTCGAAGGAGATATATGCGTCAACTGATGGTTATTTTGACCCAACTGTTGGCTCTTTGGTCAATGCCTGGGGATTTGGCCCTGGCGAAAAAGTAACAATGGATAGCACTAAGGTTGACAGCCTTATGACTTTTGTGGGTTTTGATAAAGTTCTAATGAATGAATCGGGGCAAGTAGAAAAAGAATCACCTAATGTTTATATGGATTTTAATGCTATAGCCAAAGGCTATGCAATTGATCGATTGGCTAAATTAATGGATGCTAGAGGTATAGAAAATTACCTTTTGGAGGTTGGCGGTGAATTGGTTGCAAAAGGAGTAAATCAAATCAAACAAAAACCGTGGGTGGTTGGTATTGATGATCCTCAGGTAGAACAAGGTCGGCGTCTAAAAAAGCTTATTGAATTAAAGGATATGGCACTGGCATCATCTGGCAATTACCGCAAATTCAGAATAGATTCGATTACAGGTAAAAAATATGTGCATACGATTGATCCAAAGACCGGGTTTACGAAAAATGCAAGTACGTTGGGCGTTACAGTTCTAGCAAACACTTGCGCCAAAGCTGATGCTTACGCTACCGCATTCATGGCGATGGAACTTCAACTGGTCAAATCTACATTAACTGAACAAAAGGATTTGGAAGCTTATGTAATTTACCTAGACGATGCGGGAGAAACCAAAGAATTCATGACCGAAGGATTTGAGAAAGTGGTACTGGATTAG
- the nqrF gene encoding NADH:ubiquinone reductase (Na(+)-transporting) subunit F has product MILATSTGGTILITVISFLILLLALVALLLFTKEKLSPSGPVTITINGEKKVEVSSGGSLLSTLGNQKIFLPSACGGGGTCIQCECHVLEGGGEALPTETPHFSKRELNEGARLACQVKVKQDMNITIPEEVFGIKKWEGTVVRNYNVASFIKEFVVEIPEDMGYKAGGYIQIEIPPCEIKYSDIDITAHPEEHETPDKFQAEWDKFNLWPLVMKNPETVERAYSMASFPAEGREIMLNVRIATPPWDRSKNGWMDVNPGVASSYIFAQKPGDKVVISGPYGEFFINESESEMLYVGGGAGMAPMRSHLYHLFKTLRTNRKVTYWYGGRSKRELFYLDHFYQLEKEFSNFKFYLALSEPMEEDNWKVKEDIDAPGDGFVGFIHNCVIDNYLSKHESPEDIELYFCGPPLMNKAVQKMGEDFGIPDEHIRFDDFGG; this is encoded by the coding sequence ATGATTTTAGCTACAAGTACAGGCGGAACAATTTTAATAACGGTAATATCTTTCCTGATTCTTTTATTGGCGTTGGTCGCACTTTTGTTATTCACAAAAGAAAAACTATCTCCTTCAGGACCGGTTACCATTACAATTAATGGAGAAAAGAAAGTTGAAGTAAGCTCAGGTGGATCATTACTTTCAACTTTAGGAAACCAAAAAATATTTCTTCCTTCGGCTTGCGGAGGCGGTGGTACCTGTATCCAGTGCGAATGCCATGTACTCGAAGGTGGTGGTGAAGCATTACCTACTGAGACACCCCATTTTTCGAAAAGGGAGTTAAATGAAGGAGCTCGTTTGGCGTGCCAGGTAAAAGTAAAACAGGATATGAATATTACCATTCCTGAAGAAGTATTCGGAATCAAAAAATGGGAGGGCACTGTAGTTCGAAACTACAATGTGGCTTCTTTTATAAAAGAGTTCGTTGTTGAAATCCCTGAAGATATGGGATATAAAGCGGGGGGGTATATTCAGATTGAAATTCCACCTTGTGAAATCAAGTATTCTGATATTGATATTACAGCGCATCCTGAAGAACATGAGACTCCTGATAAGTTTCAGGCGGAATGGGATAAATTCAACTTGTGGCCATTGGTAATGAAAAACCCTGAGACGGTAGAAAGAGCTTATTCAATGGCTTCTTTTCCAGCGGAGGGTAGAGAGATTATGTTGAATGTTCGTATTGCTACTCCACCTTGGGATAGATCTAAAAATGGATGGATGGATGTTAATCCTGGTGTAGCATCTTCTTACATTTTCGCACAAAAACCTGGTGACAAAGTTGTTATTTCTGGACCTTACGGTGAATTCTTCATCAATGAATCAGAATCTGAGATGTTATATGTTGGAGGTGGAGCAGGTATGGCGCCAATGCGGTCCCATTTATATCACTTGTTCAAAACACTTAGAACGAATAGAAAAGTGACATATTGGTACGGTGGGCGTTCTAAAAGAGAATTGTTCTACTTGGATCATTTCTATCAGTTAGAGAAAGAATTTTCAAATTTCAAATTTTATTTGGCACTTTCAGAGCCTATGGAAGAGGATAATTGGAAAGTTAAAGAAGATATAGATGCTCCTGGAGACGGTTTTGTAGGCTTTATACATAATTGTGTTATTGATAATTATTTGAGCAAACATGAGTCTCCTGAGGATATAGAATTGTATTTCTGTGGTCCACCGTTGATGAATAAAGCTGTTCAAAAAATGGGCGAGGACTTTGGTATCCCTGATGAGCATATTCGTTTTGACGATTTCGGCGGATAA
- the nqrE gene encoding NADH:ubiquinone reductase (Na(+)-transporting) subunit E, protein MLEHIELFFRSIFIDNMVFAVFLGMCSYLAVSKKVATAVGLGAAVIFVLAVTVPLNWLLDQYLLRDGALAWLGPEYADYNLSFLSFILFIATIATMVQLVEIVVEKFSPSLYNSLGIFLPLIAVNCAILGGSLFMQSREIASLGLAFNYGVSSGIGWFLAILAIAAIREKIRYSNVPAPLRGLGITFIITGLMGIGFQSFGGMLTGGGEEAAPVKEKTTAEKLEKVDKKENNKEIDEKEISYNDAINK, encoded by the coding sequence ATGTTAGAGCATATAGAATTATTTTTTAGATCCATATTTATTGATAATATGGTATTTGCAGTGTTTTTAGGAATGTGTTCCTATTTAGCTGTATCGAAAAAAGTAGCCACCGCTGTTGGTTTAGGTGCTGCCGTAATATTCGTTTTGGCTGTGACCGTTCCATTGAACTGGTTATTAGATCAATATTTATTACGCGATGGTGCATTGGCCTGGTTAGGACCTGAATATGCCGATTATAACCTTAGCTTCTTATCTTTTATTCTCTTTATAGCCACCATTGCTACAATGGTTCAATTGGTAGAGATTGTTGTTGAGAAATTCTCACCTTCATTATATAACTCTTTAGGTATATTCTTGCCATTGATTGCTGTAAACTGTGCTATCTTGGGAGGGTCTCTATTTATGCAATCCAGGGAAATCGCTTCATTGGGATTAGCCTTTAATTATGGTGTTAGTTCTGGTATTGGATGGTTTCTGGCAATTTTGGCAATCGCCGCAATTCGCGAAAAAATCAGGTATTCAAATGTCCCTGCTCCTTTGAGAGGCCTTGGTATCACTTTTATTATTACTGGCTTGATGGGAATAGGTTTTCAGAGTTTTGGTGGAATGTTGACAGGTGGAGGCGAAGAAGCTGCACCGGTTAAAGAAAAAACCACTGCGGAGAAGCTTGAAAAGGTTGATAAAAAAGAAAATAATAAAGAGATTGATGAAAAAGAGATCTCATATAATGACGCTATAAACAAGTAA